In Halobaculum limi, one DNA window encodes the following:
- the coaBC gene encoding bifunctional phosphopantothenoylcysteine decarboxylase/phosphopantothenate--cysteine ligase CoaBC: MSDLLADTNVALGVSGSIAAVKVVELAHELRRHGASVRAVMTDAATGIVHPWAVEFATEHDVVTEITGRVEHVELCGREGWADVFLLAPTTANTVGKIASAVDDTPVTTCATTALGAGVPVVCAPAMHEPMYDHPGVLDAIDRVESWGVEFVDPRIEEGKAKIATEEAIVTATARAAGDRPLDGRHVVVTSGATSEAVDTVRVLTNRASGRTGRAVARALAARGADVTLLHDASSVGADDVPYADVVDVESAAEMTDAAIDACADADALVSAAAISDYTVEAAAEKIRSGQESLTIELTPTRKLLDAVRETYPDLTLVGFKAESEGDDDDLIAQARATIERVGLAFCVANDASVMGEAGTRALFVASDDHTAYTGSKLGLGLRVASTLAEEFE; the protein is encoded by the coding sequence ATGAGCGACCTCCTCGCCGACACCAACGTCGCCCTCGGCGTCTCCGGTTCCATCGCGGCGGTCAAAGTCGTCGAACTCGCGCACGAACTCCGTCGCCACGGGGCGTCGGTCCGTGCGGTGATGACCGACGCGGCGACCGGCATCGTCCACCCGTGGGCCGTCGAGTTCGCCACCGAACACGATGTCGTGACGGAGATCACCGGTCGCGTCGAACACGTCGAACTGTGCGGACGCGAAGGGTGGGCCGACGTCTTCCTCCTCGCGCCGACGACCGCGAACACGGTCGGAAAGATCGCGTCTGCGGTCGACGACACGCCCGTCACGACTTGCGCGACGACCGCCCTGGGCGCTGGCGTCCCGGTCGTCTGTGCCCCCGCGATGCACGAACCGATGTACGACCACCCGGGCGTCCTCGACGCCATCGACCGCGTCGAGTCGTGGGGTGTCGAGTTCGTCGACCCGCGCATCGAGGAGGGGAAAGCGAAGATCGCAACCGAGGAGGCTATCGTCACCGCAACCGCCCGTGCCGCGGGTGACCGCCCCCTCGACGGTCGGCACGTCGTCGTCACGTCGGGCGCGACCAGCGAGGCGGTCGACACCGTGCGTGTCCTCACGAACCGCGCCTCCGGGCGCACGGGCCGGGCGGTCGCTCGCGCACTCGCCGCCCGTGGTGCGGACGTGACGCTCCTTCACGACGCGAGCAGCGTCGGCGCCGACGACGTTCCCTACGCCGACGTGGTCGACGTAGAGTCGGCCGCCGAGATGACCGACGCGGCGATCGACGCTTGCGCGGACGCCGACGCACTGGTGTCGGCGGCGGCTATCTCCGATTACACCGTCGAGGCCGCCGCCGAGAAGATCCGGTCGGGGCAAGAGTCGCTCACCATCGAACTGACGCCGACGCGGAAACTCCTGGACGCCGTTCGAGAGACGTACCCCGACCTCACGCTCGTCGGGTTCAAAGCCGAGAGTGAGGGCGACGACGACGACCTGATCGCACAGGCACGGGCGACGATCGAGCGAGTCGGTCTCGCGTTCTGCGTCGCCAACGACGCGTCGGTGATGGGCGAGGCGGGGACGCGCGCGCTGTTCGTCGCCAGCGACGATCACACGGCGTACACCGGGTCGAAGCTCGGATTGGGGCTTCGGGTCGCGTCGACGCTGGCCGAGGAGTTCGAGTGA